In Oscillatoria acuminata PCC 6304, a single window of DNA contains:
- a CDS encoding calcium-binding protein translates to MVRILDTNPLNPNDTLDLFSFGLGADTVLGLTGSDFITTDTVGGSLIFGNTENDSLTSSSSGDTLYGGQDDDFLVSKGGGSVFFGDLGQDRYEARGSLGRDTVYGGTNNQSENQVEDGDDIFNFGNGLGGNLAFGNGGDDFISGSGLGSDTLYGGVGDDTIQVIEIAGSGSGAGGGGAAFVPDTIGGIGFIPPFLFGGGSGAGATAGLGVGVVIEDGVPVPRNPGRNYLSGDKGNDVIFGIGDRDSLYGGEGNDSLFMLSAKATTELGLADEGVNTVEGARRALAGFPRNNWLNGGTGNDYIYSYGGDRGRQTMWGAEGDDSLFNRGSQVLVFGNIGADYLETTGFSRSTLYGGQDNDTIVSGLTVDPATGLFIEPAPDGTIPSGGGTNLLYGDKGNDTILSVGVRDTLIGGNIEDNDSIAGNNLDYLSLGGASSIGFGNQGNDTLIGAADFVSLYGGQDNDYMTASGSNSYLSGDKGNDTLILGEDATNSTLMGGPGNDSLYARDGGGGNLLMAGDEGNFNVLVAGANTDTLMGGTGNDFLVGSDEGDTLRADTTGVDTLEGFWGADSLIGTVGAADAFLFSSILDARKDVPEGTTDPTAGTATTGDTITTFESGRDKIYLNLAGFGLDSEAIAGLRTNIDFFSTNKATDYAGSFETLGSANNSAIVFDAKDQGGFLLWDRLGGGTDTDRANTADMVTIAVIQTGQITRNDIFLF, encoded by the coding sequence ATGGTTAGAATACTCGATACAAACCCGTTAAACCCGAACGATACCCTAGATCTATTTTCGTTTGGCCTAGGCGCAGATACGGTTCTGGGCCTAACGGGAAGCGATTTTATTACCACCGATACCGTCGGTGGGAGTTTAATTTTTGGGAATACGGAAAATGATTCCCTGACCTCTAGCAGCTCAGGAGACACCCTTTATGGGGGTCAAGACGATGACTTTTTGGTGAGCAAAGGGGGCGGGAGCGTCTTCTTTGGCGACTTAGGCCAAGATCGGTATGAAGCCCGAGGCAGCTTAGGTCGCGACACGGTTTACGGTGGCACCAACAACCAATCCGAAAACCAAGTAGAAGATGGCGATGATATTTTCAACTTTGGTAACGGTCTTGGGGGCAACCTCGCCTTTGGAAACGGCGGAGATGACTTCATCAGTGGCTCCGGCTTAGGTTCAGATACCCTCTATGGTGGTGTCGGCGACGATACGATCCAGGTGATTGAAATCGCCGGTAGTGGCTCCGGTGCCGGGGGTGGAGGAGCAGCCTTCGTTCCGGATACCATTGGCGGCATTGGCTTCATTCCTCCGTTCTTATTTGGCGGTGGATCTGGCGCAGGTGCAACAGCAGGCTTGGGAGTGGGCGTCGTTATCGAAGATGGCGTACCTGTTCCCAGAAACCCTGGACGCAACTATCTCAGCGGTGACAAAGGCAACGACGTCATCTTTGGAATCGGCGATCGCGACAGCTTGTACGGGGGCGAAGGAAACGACTCCCTGTTCATGCTCAGTGCCAAGGCTACGACAGAACTCGGGTTAGCTGACGAGGGCGTCAACACTGTAGAAGGAGCGCGACGCGCACTCGCAGGCTTCCCTCGCAACAACTGGTTAAACGGCGGAACCGGAAACGATTACATCTACTCCTACGGTGGCGATCGCGGACGCCAGACCATGTGGGGTGCAGAGGGAGATGACTCCCTGTTCAACCGAGGCAGTCAGGTCCTGGTGTTCGGGAATATCGGCGCAGACTACTTAGAAACCACCGGGTTCTCTCGCAGCACCTTATATGGTGGACAAGATAATGACACCATTGTCTCTGGCTTAACTGTCGACCCGGCTACCGGCTTATTTATCGAACCGGCTCCCGATGGAACAATCCCCTCCGGTGGCGGGACCAACCTCCTGTATGGAGATAAAGGCAACGATACCATCCTCAGTGTTGGTGTTCGCGATACCTTAATTGGTGGCAACATCGAAGACAACGACTCGATCGCCGGAAACAATCTGGACTACTTATCCCTCGGTGGAGCCTCCAGCATCGGCTTTGGTAACCAAGGGAACGACACCCTGATTGGTGCAGCAGACTTCGTGTCTCTGTACGGTGGTCAAGACAACGATTACATGACCGCATCGGGATCCAATTCCTATCTAAGTGGGGACAAAGGAAATGATACCCTGATCCTTGGAGAGGATGCCACCAACAGCACCCTGATGGGGGGCCCAGGCAATGACTCCCTCTACGCCCGCGATGGTGGCGGTGGAAACCTGCTGATGGCTGGCGATGAAGGCAATTTTAACGTGCTGGTTGCCGGTGCGAATACCGATACCCTGATGGGCGGTACAGGTAATGACTTCCTCGTAGGAAGTGACGAAGGAGATACCCTCCGGGCAGATACTACTGGCGTGGATACCCTCGAAGGGTTCTGGGGTGCGGACAGCTTGATTGGAACGGTTGGTGCAGCCGATGCCTTCCTCTTCTCCAGTATTCTGGATGCTCGTAAAGATGTCCCCGAAGGTACCACTGATCCTACCGCAGGAACTGCAACCACGGGTGATACTATCACCACCTTCGAGAGTGGTCGGGATAAAATCTACCTCAACCTTGCAGGCTTTGGTTTAGACTCCGAGGCGATCGCTGGACTCCGGACCAACATCGACTTCTTCTCTACCAATAAAGCCACGGACTATGCCGGTAGCTTCGAGACCCTTGGATCTGCCAACAATTCCGCGATCGTCTTCGACGCCAAAGATCAAGGTGGGTTCTTGCTCTGGGATCGATTGGGTGGAGGAACTGATACTGACCGAGCCAATACCGCTGACATGGTAACCATTGCTGTCATCCAGACGGGTCAAATTACCCGGAATGACATATTCCTGTTCTAA
- a CDS encoding tetratricopeptide repeat protein, which produces MSVSDREKAGVWIQRGHQLRAKGQWSEAIALYQEALNFNPEAVEAHCQLGDLYWRQGQLTEAIAHCQETLKLDPQSAEAYKTLGNILQSQEKWTAAERAYQQAVQIMPEFAAAHANLGSLYYRRRESERAVACYQKALTLEPSQAGIHWNLGMLYHDLGRLGEAVESWQDALRLEPTMGNAERHLNIGNTLLTLARVEEAIHHYQQAIALEPNFSQAHSNLGNALIQQGSFEAGIAALKTAQSLSPEIAGIHYNLGQALLQQGHHNQHLSGSEWRGVVDCFLQAIVLDPNLVPAHHALFYLIRSRDPFGIDFDSLRQAAEDYLSRAQGPTRLLAALPYLSLCLHGGYSELARENFLTLETQLQSDLDSLDLDSIALLYSRLMFSQPHLRDDARANLTLAKRLGSKNQARLKQQSISLPHLDGGPPHPPHLKIGFLSPHFRRHSIGWCSADILHELSALSAELYLYVTQSQARDDKTAEFENLATQFYQPQSNNFEAAKLEIIEQIRRDNLDILIDLDSVTCSEQLDILYHQPTPICLSWLGFDAPFLSSAHYFLGDRHTHPPGIEADYIEQLIRMPDSFVAVSGFQRQSVEREVVRLSLGISWQQIAYLCVAPGKKLNRELVLAQIQILKQVPNSVLMHKGEGERSAILELYKQACVELGVQTNRVILISRTQTEEQHRTIYECADILLDSYPYNGGTHTLESLWFHLPLVTRVGELSLGRMGYSFLKTLGIESGIAWSWEEYIEWGVRLGQELKIRQEIRHQLIRSKQPKHLSPLWNPAKFAQDMYGIFEALKKQ; this is translated from the coding sequence ATGTCTGTGAGTGATCGGGAAAAAGCTGGAGTTTGGATCCAGCGCGGCCATCAGTTGAGAGCAAAGGGGCAGTGGTCCGAAGCGATCGCCCTTTATCAAGAAGCCCTGAATTTTAACCCGGAAGCAGTTGAGGCCCATTGCCAACTGGGGGACCTCTATTGGCGGCAGGGCCAATTAACTGAGGCGATCGCCCACTGTCAAGAAACACTCAAACTGGACCCTCAATCAGCAGAGGCCTACAAGACCCTCGGCAATATCCTCCAATCCCAAGAAAAGTGGACCGCAGCGGAACGCGCTTACCAACAGGCGGTGCAGATCATGCCCGAGTTTGCGGCAGCTCATGCGAATTTGGGTAGCCTCTACTATCGTCGGAGGGAGTCGGAACGAGCAGTCGCCTGCTACCAAAAAGCCCTCACCCTCGAACCTTCCCAAGCTGGCATTCACTGGAACCTGGGAATGCTCTATCACGATTTAGGCCGCTTAGGGGAGGCAGTGGAGTCTTGGCAGGATGCCTTACGCCTTGAACCCACAATGGGAAACGCCGAACGGCATTTAAACATCGGAAACACTCTCTTAACCCTAGCCCGAGTTGAAGAGGCGATTCACCACTACCAACAGGCGATCGCTCTGGAACCCAACTTCTCCCAAGCGCATTCTAATCTCGGCAACGCCCTGATCCAACAGGGGTCCTTCGAGGCCGGGATTGCGGCCCTGAAAACTGCCCAATCCCTCAGCCCCGAGATAGCAGGAATTCATTACAATTTAGGTCAAGCTCTGTTACAACAAGGGCATCACAATCAACATCTCAGTGGGTCAGAATGGCGCGGGGTGGTGGACTGTTTTTTGCAGGCGATCGTCCTCGATCCCAACTTAGTCCCAGCACACCATGCCTTGTTCTATCTGATTCGCTCCCGAGACCCCTTCGGCATCGACTTTGACTCCCTGCGACAAGCGGCTGAAGACTATTTAAGCCGTGCCCAAGGCCCAACTAGACTGTTAGCCGCCCTCCCCTATCTCTCCTTATGTTTACATGGGGGATACAGCGAATTAGCCCGGGAAAACTTTCTCACCCTAGAAACCCAGCTTCAGTCGGACCTAGATTCTCTAGACCTCGACTCGATCGCCTTGCTTTATTCTCGCCTGATGTTTTCCCAACCCCATCTCCGCGATGATGCTAGGGCCAATCTAACCTTAGCGAAACGGCTGGGCTCTAAAAATCAAGCCCGCCTCAAGCAACAATCAATCTCTCTCCCCCATCTCGATGGCGGTCCCCCCCATCCCCCCCATCTAAAAATCGGCTTCCTCTCCCCCCATTTCCGCCGCCATTCTATCGGATGGTGTAGTGCAGATATTCTCCACGAGTTATCGGCCCTCTCTGCTGAACTTTATCTCTATGTGACTCAATCTCAAGCCCGGGATGATAAAACCGCAGAGTTCGAGAACCTAGCCACCCAATTTTATCAACCTCAAAGTAATAATTTTGAAGCCGCTAAATTAGAGATTATTGAGCAAATCCGCCGGGACAACCTGGATATTTTAATTGACTTAGATTCAGTCACCTGTTCTGAGCAGTTAGACATTCTGTACCATCAACCGACCCCGATTTGCCTGTCTTGGCTGGGGTTTGATGCGCCCTTTTTATCTTCAGCCCATTACTTTTTAGGCGATCGGCACACCCATCCCCCGGGCATTGAAGCCGATTACATCGAGCAGTTAATCCGAATGCCCGATTCCTTTGTGGCCGTTTCCGGATTTCAGCGTCAATCCGTCGAGCGCGAAGTGGTCCGGTTGAGCCTAGGAATCAGTTGGCAACAGATTGCTTATCTCTGTGTCGCCCCGGGGAAAAAACTGAATCGTGAGTTGGTTTTGGCCCAAATTCAGATTCTCAAACAGGTTCCCAACAGCGTCTTGATGCATAAAGGAGAAGGAGAGCGATCGGCTATTCTGGAACTCTACAAACAAGCCTGTGTTGAGTTAGGAGTCCAGACCAATCGGGTTATTTTAATATCAAGAACTCAAACTGAGGAACAACACCGGACTATCTACGAATGTGCGGATATTTTATTAGATTCCTATCCTTACAATGGCGGCACTCATACCCTAGAATCCTTATGGTTTCACCTACCCCTTGTCACCCGAGTGGGAGAACTGTCTCTAGGGCGGATGGGATATTCGTTTCTCAAAACTCTAGGCATTGAAAGTGGAATCGCCTGGAGTTGGGAGGAGTATATCGAGTGGGGAGTTCGGTTGGGTCAGGAGTTGAAAATTCGCCAAGAAATTCGCCATCAATTAATCCGGTCTAAGCAACCCAAACACCTATCTCCGTTGTGGAATCCGGCTAAATTTGCTCAAGATATGTATGGAATTTTTGAAGCCCTCAAAAAACAGTAA
- a CDS encoding DUF3288 family protein translates to MAEIKQEQQHPQARKDRETLDKILAGDMTEYNLAELARLRIRYRGFPGSRDVWSDIDKVLSRWNMTEEDLFEKTREIHRKGRVYRAQDSDSEDWM, encoded by the coding sequence ATGGCTGAAATTAAACAGGAACAACAACATCCCCAAGCTCGTAAGGACCGCGAGACTCTGGACAAAATTTTAGCTGGAGATATGACCGAATATAATCTGGCGGAATTAGCGCGATTGCGAATTCGGTATCGAGGATTTCCCGGTTCACGGGATGTCTGGAGTGACATTGACAAAGTGTTATCCCGTTGGAATATGACTGAAGAGGATTTATTTGAAAAAACCCGCGAAATTCACCGGAAAGGTCGAGTCTATCGAGCGCAAGACAGTGATAGCGAAGATTGGATGTAA
- a CDS encoding glycosyltransferase, translating into MSSKFSVIIPTRQRHNTLKSAIQSVLNQTYQDFEVVVMDNYSTPETREVVASFNNSKIKYYRAPQRLSMSDNWELGLSHATGEYIIIIGDDDALLPDGLEIGSKLLDQYKINQVTWFRHPYFWPNAIQTWEQNRLHIPLNKNCVLANSKEQLQLFYQGKKTYEILPMLYNSFIHKDIIKEIRKKQETGRYFLPNCLTPDIYSGIVNAYFTENYLYTERPLSISGISGHSTGMSLAFPSLNSQPAQDFVAEQQRKTPQFIHGDLVASNNSVIVIASEQLTVKDFFFKDDRQYQFNMDALLNTLISQINNNPQEYEQSLAEIHQLAQKWNINLTQFTIPPKAEPIKRRYEGYVRNREGMVTALVVDCQKLDISTVDQAALLCSKIINEEIPYKNHRGEYYIDPDQAKSSIARGETMLRNPGEEPASDLQQFNREKLVQAIASLQVKQRVYAILTQLTSDRWMQSDLERYADPSENNAVWFDSISFLNWYAHNFKPKYYLEVGVRRGRSLAQVLAESPQTQAYGFDLWIDNYAGVPNPGPDFVFSELRKLGIQNLPTLISGNSHETLPNFFADPRQIQEFDLINIDGDHSYSGAKEDLEIAFAHLAPGGALMFDDITHPAHPELRLLWDEYREKFKDYLFIEDAFGTGTGVAFKPPFTQLSTFIAPVRQNETPTNLSESASLPIHFFTIVLNGEPFIRYHIDVFKNLPFQWHWHIVEGVADLKQDTAWSLRSGGKIENEMHRLGRSKDGTTEYLNELARLYPQQVTLYQKPEGVFWDGKREMVNAPLANIQEDCLLWQVDVDELWTVEQIATARQMFIKNPEKTAAFYWCWYFVGDNLAIASRNCYTQNPQQEWLRSWRFKPGMQWLSHEPPRLAEPLANGEWRDVGRVNPFRHEETEQQSLVFQHFAYVTIDQLSFKEKYYGYPNALNNWIELQKQTQFPLRLRDYFSWVQDDTIVNKATDLGIVPLAKPTLQFFPSDRSQGNTPTQTQRNFPFILIDGVFYQINNTGIARVWISLLQEWVKTGFAKQLLFLDRAGTAPRIPGIKYLCISSYDYNNTEADRRLLQDICDEENADIFISTYYTTPLSTPSVFMAYDMIPERYSTNLNAPMWREKHYGIRQGSAYITISEQTARDLVEFFPEIPRDRVTVAPCGIQPEFRPTTPAEITAFKAKYRLSKPYFLWVGSRTNLNQYKNALLFFQAFAQLPNRQLFDILCVGGEAQLEPEFQPYITDTTVHLLKLSDSELRLAYAGATALIYTSKYEGFGLPVLEAMACGCPVITCPNGAIPEVAGQAVIYVKDNDISGLVKAMQEIQKPEVRNPLIAAGLQRPGQFSWEKMAKIVRSTLISTAQNPRKEAIATPASPTPLEPGTLTHLQQTRQQLAQQWLNTPAEQLQSAYLGELGNAHKAMLESGIKHQAIAPSEQAVIRQLSGGIVWGLDAPNALQSLIAATLYCYPHQLQIPYTNAPIPKWFAQDYLQFMFARPTLFHEPGEVEQYYRYFQGWVKYVHQKIFSNPESPLWQSVAEFFTQGNANFAPLYFTQSNLKSVYSQRAEIIEFALKNRGFEVDYVFPSRSDNRPKIRLGILRDHFNLAKETLATLPVFEHLDRQRFEIILYGSWVNGSQLEWYCQSRADRLVKLPENLSEQVQTLRNDDLDILFIGTNITELNKPLTALAQHRLARVQVTSIASPVTTGIRNIDYYITGNLTAPTNTSSEQYCEKLVNIEGSGLCFRFPLSEPASTVNPTRASWGATEQTVVFMSGANFYKIIPELTETWAKILAAVPNSILVLYPFGPAWNSSYPAMPFWERLHRIFAQYGVDKGRLVLINTLPSPADIKECVKLADLYLDSYPYSGATSLLDPLQLGIPAIAWEGSSLRSRQAAALLREIHLADLIAQDESSYIQLATKLATNPQLRHHYRQQIQQQMQQNPPFLDSAAYSQKMGNLFEQLFQGGQTSPVMASATSPHTPSTPVSVSQEFLNRLIGCANLYYIDPSDESIHRELLQLRREFAELWLQIPGDRLRECYTQELGKAHQSVLNSGIQNQPLRETEQPFVQELMAKLTPGLDAPLGINAVLAFLLYQQRDRLPQFTQPLPDWLNG; encoded by the coding sequence ATGTCTAGTAAATTCTCGGTGATTATCCCAACTCGTCAACGACACAATACTCTCAAGTCTGCTATTCAGAGTGTACTGAATCAAACTTATCAAGATTTTGAAGTAGTTGTAATGGATAATTACAGCACTCCAGAAACCCGAGAAGTCGTGGCTTCATTTAACAATTCTAAAATCAAATATTATCGTGCACCTCAGCGCCTTTCTATGTCGGACAATTGGGAACTGGGCTTATCTCATGCGACCGGAGAATATATTATTATTATCGGAGATGACGATGCTTTGCTACCGGATGGTTTAGAGATAGGCTCGAAATTGCTAGACCAGTATAAAATTAATCAAGTAACCTGGTTTAGACATCCTTACTTTTGGCCCAATGCGATTCAAACCTGGGAACAAAATCGCTTGCATATTCCGCTAAATAAAAACTGCGTGTTAGCCAATTCAAAAGAGCAACTTCAATTATTTTATCAGGGCAAAAAAACTTATGAAATTTTGCCGATGCTTTATAATTCTTTTATTCATAAAGACATTATCAAAGAAATTAGAAAAAAGCAGGAAACCGGGAGATATTTTTTACCTAATTGTTTAACTCCAGATATTTATTCAGGGATAGTTAATGCGTATTTTACCGAAAATTACTTATATACAGAAAGACCTCTTTCTATATCCGGAATTTCTGGGCATAGCACCGGAATGTCTTTAGCTTTTCCCAGTTTAAATTCTCAACCTGCCCAAGATTTTGTTGCCGAGCAGCAAAGAAAAACTCCTCAATTTATTCATGGAGATTTAGTCGCTTCAAACAATTCAGTTATTGTCATAGCCAGTGAACAACTCACGGTCAAAGATTTTTTCTTTAAAGATGATCGTCAGTATCAATTCAATATGGATGCGTTATTAAATACGCTCATATCGCAAATTAATAATAATCCGCAAGAATATGAACAGTCCCTTGCTGAAATCCATCAATTAGCTCAAAAATGGAATATTAATTTAACTCAATTTACAATTCCTCCCAAGGCAGAACCCATTAAGCGCCGTTACGAAGGATATGTCCGGAATCGGGAAGGAATGGTTACAGCTTTAGTGGTGGATTGCCAAAAGCTAGATATTTCAACCGTGGATCAGGCGGCATTGCTTTGTAGCAAAATCATCAATGAAGAAATTCCCTATAAAAATCACCGGGGGGAATACTATATTGATCCAGATCAAGCTAAATCCTCGATCGCACGAGGGGAAACAATGCTCCGAAATCCCGGTGAGGAACCGGCTAGTGATTTACAGCAGTTTAACCGGGAAAAGCTAGTTCAAGCCATTGCCTCCTTGCAAGTTAAACAAAGAGTTTATGCCATTCTGACCCAGTTAACGAGCGATCGCTGGATGCAAAGCGATTTAGAACGATATGCAGACCCATCAGAAAATAACGCGGTTTGGTTTGATTCTATTTCATTTTTGAACTGGTACGCTCACAACTTTAAGCCCAAATATTACCTAGAAGTGGGAGTTCGACGGGGGCGATCGCTGGCTCAGGTCTTAGCGGAATCCCCTCAAACTCAAGCTTACGGATTCGACCTCTGGATTGATAATTATGCAGGGGTTCCTAACCCTGGCCCTGATTTTGTGTTCAGTGAACTCAGGAAGTTAGGAATCCAGAATCTACCCACCTTAATTAGTGGCAACTCTCACGAAACCCTCCCTAATTTTTTTGCCGACCCCCGTCAGATTCAAGAATTTGACCTAATTAATATTGATGGTGATCACAGCTATAGTGGAGCCAAGGAAGATTTAGAAATTGCCTTTGCTCATTTGGCTCCCGGTGGGGCTTTAATGTTTGATGATATCACTCATCCCGCCCATCCAGAATTACGCCTGCTTTGGGATGAATATCGCGAAAAATTTAAAGATTATCTCTTCATCGAGGATGCCTTCGGGACCGGGACTGGAGTTGCATTTAAGCCCCCCTTCACCCAATTATCAACATTCATAGCCCCCGTCCGCCAGAATGAGACTCCTACAAACCTCTCGGAATCTGCTTCATTACCCATCCATTTCTTTACCATTGTTCTGAATGGCGAACCCTTCATTCGCTACCATATCGATGTCTTTAAAAACCTGCCTTTCCAGTGGCATTGGCATATCGTTGAAGGAGTGGCCGACTTAAAACAGGATACGGCATGGAGTTTGAGATCCGGAGGGAAAATTGAGAATGAAATGCATCGCCTGGGACGCAGCAAAGACGGGACCACCGAATATCTAAATGAACTGGCCCGACTTTATCCCCAGCAAGTTACCCTTTATCAAAAACCGGAAGGAGTCTTCTGGGATGGGAAACGGGAAATGGTGAATGCACCCCTAGCTAATATTCAAGAAGACTGTCTACTCTGGCAAGTGGATGTGGATGAATTATGGACAGTGGAGCAGATTGCCACAGCGCGACAAATGTTTATCAAAAATCCTGAAAAAACCGCCGCATTTTATTGGTGCTGGTACTTTGTTGGAGATAATCTAGCGATCGCCTCTCGCAATTGCTACACCCAGAATCCGCAGCAAGAGTGGTTGAGAAGTTGGCGCTTCAAACCCGGAATGCAGTGGTTGAGCCACGAACCTCCGAGGTTAGCAGAACCCTTAGCCAATGGAGAATGGCGTGATGTGGGCCGGGTTAATCCCTTTCGCCATGAAGAAACAGAACAACAAAGTTTGGTATTCCAACATTTTGCTTATGTCACCATCGACCAGCTATCTTTTAAAGAAAAATATTACGGCTATCCCAATGCCTTGAATAACTGGATCGAACTCCAAAAACAAACCCAATTTCCTCTGCGCCTACGAGACTATTTTTCCTGGGTACAGGATGATACGATCGTAAATAAGGCAACGGACCTCGGGATTGTTCCCCTTGCCAAACCTACCCTACAGTTTTTTCCCAGCGATCGCAGCCAAGGGAACACCCCCACACAAACCCAACGAAATTTTCCGTTTATCCTGATAGATGGCGTCTTTTATCAAATTAACAACACCGGAATCGCTCGCGTTTGGATCTCCCTCTTGCAAGAATGGGTGAAAACAGGATTTGCCAAACAACTTTTATTCTTAGATCGCGCTGGCACGGCTCCCCGAATTCCGGGCATTAAATATCTCTGCATTTCCAGTTACGACTACAATAATACCGAGGCCGATCGCCGCTTATTACAGGACATTTGTGATGAAGAAAACGCTGATATCTTCATCTCCACTTATTACACCACCCCCCTCTCCACCCCCTCGGTGTTCATGGCCTATGACATGATTCCCGAACGGTATTCAACCAATCTGAATGCCCCCATGTGGCGGGAAAAACATTACGGCATCCGTCAGGGTTCGGCTTATATTACCATTTCTGAACAAACCGCCCGGGATTTGGTTGAATTTTTCCCGGAAATTCCGCGCGATCGCGTCACCGTTGCCCCTTGCGGCATCCAGCCGGAATTTAGGCCGACCACTCCAGCAGAAATTACCGCATTTAAAGCAAAATACCGTCTCTCCAAACCCTATTTTCTGTGGGTTGGTAGCCGGACCAATCTCAATCAATACAAAAATGCCCTCTTATTCTTCCAGGCATTTGCTCAACTCCCCAACCGCCAACTATTCGACATTCTCTGTGTCGGTGGAGAAGCCCAATTAGAACCCGAATTTCAACCTTATATCACAGATACAACCGTCCACTTGTTGAAATTGAGTGACTCAGAATTGCGACTGGCTTATGCTGGGGCGACTGCCCTCATTTATACCTCAAAATATGAAGGGTTTGGCTTGCCAGTCTTAGAAGCAATGGCTTGTGGATGCCCGGTAATTACTTGTCCTAATGGTGCGATTCCCGAAGTTGCGGGACAAGCTGTTATTTATGTCAAGGATAACGATATTTCCGGTCTCGTCAAGGCTATGCAGGAGATTCAAAAACCTGAAGTTCGTAATCCTTTAATCGCCGCCGGATTGCAACGCCCGGGCCAATTTTCCTGGGAAAAAATGGCAAAAATTGTCCGGTCAACTCTAATTTCTACAGCACAAAACCCCCGGAAAGAGGCGATCGCCACTCCTGCTTCCCCCACCCCTTTAGAACCCGGTACTTTAACTCATCTCCAGCAAACCCGCCAACAACTCGCCCAGCAATGGTTAAATACCCCCGCAGAACAATTACAATCTGCCTATTTAGGTGAACTGGGCAACGCCCATAAAGCCATGCTAGAAAGTGGCATCAAACATCAAGCGATCGCCCCCTCCGAACAAGCAGTCATCCGCCAACTTTCTGGGGGAATTGTCTGGGGATTGGATGCGCCTAATGCACTGCAATCCTTGATTGCCGCAACCCTCTATTGCTATCCTCATCAACTCCAAATTCCCTACACCAATGCCCCAATTCCCAAATGGTTCGCCCAGGATTATCTCCAATTTATGTTCGCCCGTCCCACCCTATTCCACGAACCCGGAGAAGTCGAACAATACTATCGCTATTTCCAAGGGTGGGTAAAATACGTCCATCAAAAAATCTTCAGCAATCCTGAATCACCCCTCTGGCAAAGTGTCGCGGAGTTTTTCACCCAGGGAAATGCCAACTTTGCGCCCCTATACTTCACCCAATCCAACCTCAAATCTGTCTACAGTCAGCGGGCGGAAATTATTGAATTTGCTCTCAAAAATCGGGGATTTGAAGTAGATTATGTCTTTCCTTCCCGTTCGGACAATCGCCCCAAAATTCGCCTGGGAATTTTGAGAGACCATTTCAATTTAGCAAAGGAAACCTTAGCCACTCTGCCCGTATTTGAACATCTTGATCGCCAGCGGTTTGAGATTATTCTCTATGGGTCTTGGGTCAATGGCAGCCAACTCGAATGGTATTGTCAGAGTCGGGCCGATCGCCTCGTCAAACTGCCAGAAAACCTTTCTGAACAAGTCCAAACCCTCCGCAATGATGACTTAGATATCTTGTTCATCGGTACCAATATTACCGAACTCAATAAACCCTTAACCGCCCTCGCCCAACACCGACTCGCCCGAGTCCAAGTCACCTCCATTGCCTCCCCGGTTACCACCGGCATCCGCAATATCGATTACTATATTACCGGGAATTTAACCGCACCGACTAACACCAGCAGCGAACAATACTGCGAGAAATTGGTCAATATAGAAGGGTCTGGATTATGTTTCCGGTTCCCCCTCTCGGAACCCGCATCCACGGTCAATCCCACTCGGGCAAGCTGGGGTGCAACCGAGCAAACTGTGGTGTTTATGTCTGGGGCAAACTTCTACAAAATTATTCCCGAACTCACCGAAACTTGGGCCAAAATTCTCGCCGCTGTTCCTAATTCTATTTTGGTATTATATCCCTTTGGTCCGGCCTGGAATTCTAGTTATCCGGCAATGCCGTTTTGGGAACGACTCCACCGAATTTTTGCTCAATATGGAGTCGATAAAGGGCGGTTAGTTCTCATTAATACCCTGCCGAGTCCAGCGGATATTAAAGAATGCGTCAAACTTGCGGATCTGTATCTGGATTCCTATCCCTATAGTGGGGCAACTTCTTTGCTGGATCCGTTACAACTGGGAATTCCGGCGATCGCCTGGGAAGGAAGTAGCTTAAGGTCTCGTCAAGCTGCTGCACTCCTGCGGGAAATCCACCTAGCTGATTTAATCGCCCAAGACGAATCAAGTTATATCCAATTAGCGACTAAGTTAGCAACCAATCCTCAACTCCGCCACCACTATCGCCAGCAAATCCAGCAACAAATGCAGCAAAATCCGCCCTTTTTAGATAGTGCTGCTTACAGCCAAAAAATGGGTAATTTGTTTGAGCAATTGTTTCAAGGGGGACAGACTTCTCCTGTAATGGCGAGTGCGACATCCCCCCATACTCCCTCTACACCCGTCTCTGTTTCTCAGGAATTTCTCAATCGCCTGATTGGTTGTGCCAATCTGTATTATATTGACCCCTCTGATGAATCGATTCATCGGGAATTGCTCCAACTGCGGCGAGAATTTGCTGAGTTGTGGTTGCAGATACCAGGCGATCGCCTGCGCGAATGCTATACCCAGGAACTTGGAAAAGCACATCAAAGTGTCCTCAACAGTGGCATTCAAAATCAGCCCTTACGAGAGACAGAACAGCCCTTTGTGCAGGAGTTAATGGCTAAATTGACCCCCGGACTCGATGCGCCTTTGGGGATAAATGCCGTCCTCGCCTTCTTGTTATATCAACAGCGCGATCGCCTCCCCCAATTCACCCAACCCTTACCCGATTGGCTGAATGGTTAA